Proteins from one Myxococcales bacterium genomic window:
- a CDS encoding PAS domain S-box protein codes for MKTFRTKINVGRLLLGGFTTLSFLIIAAFGLLLFFRDADKFRVEAAHLRENYLNQQKYEVKNEVEKVIDYINYNWSQTEQRLKANIKARTYEADAIAANLQKKFAGKKSTAEIRGLIVEALRPIRFNNGRGYFFATGLDGREILFADHPELEGKDLMNMRDTRGAFVIREMIDLVRRDGEGYYRYTWTKPGESGKDYPKIAYLKYSAPLDGFIGTGEYLDDVERDIQQEVLGRIGKIRFGKDGYIFVVSFDGVTLMNGVQPELIGKPIWDMTDPYGVKVIQEERRAAETPNGDFIRYHWEKPTTRTISPKISFVKGFRQWRWMVGAGVYVDEVESVIAAKEADVKHNARIDFFYLFLILVGFLALAFALSYFFSNFIRKQFEIFLSFFTKMETGGEPIDTSRLITTEFISLGESANTMLARRRQAEDARQQSESRYRLLLQNLNDAVYVHEATPEKAGAIVDVNDQVCRMLGYTRDELLALSVAAIDVPEQAAKLPKILTQVFAEGQALFETEHLAKDRRRIPVEVSARLFELNGQPMILSVVRDITERKRLEAQLIQAQKMESVGRLAGGVAHDFNNILTGISGYAELILAGLHPDDPLATDVTEIKHSAERAAALTSQLLAFSRKQIIAPRQINLNELLTNSTRMIQRLIGEDITLVFDPGPDLGTIQADPNQIEQVLINLAVNARDAMPGGGTLRIETANVEMHEDAAGEPFDTLAGKYVRLAVSDTGCGMSAEVQSHLFEPFFTTKERGKGTGLGLSMVYGIIKQNNGVIRLKSAVGAGTTFTIYWPLVAGEAEQPKRPVSETLPVGSETILLAEDEVMVRNLARKILARQGYRVIAAEGGHQAILAAQDPNLKIDLLLTDVVMPEMNGSQLYQTLAASRPRLKVLFMSGYTEDAVARHGVLDAGVNFVQKPFSVETLIRQVREALDN; via the coding sequence ATGAAAACCTTCAGGACCAAAATCAACGTCGGCCGTTTGCTCCTGGGCGGCTTCACCACGCTGAGTTTCCTGATCATCGCCGCCTTCGGCTTGCTGCTTTTTTTCCGCGACGCCGACAAATTTCGCGTCGAAGCCGCTCACCTTCGTGAAAACTACCTTAATCAGCAAAAATACGAGGTAAAAAACGAGGTCGAGAAGGTAATCGACTACATCAATTACAACTGGTCGCAGACCGAGCAACGGCTGAAGGCGAACATCAAAGCCCGCACCTACGAGGCCGACGCCATCGCCGCCAACCTGCAAAAAAAATTCGCCGGTAAAAAAAGCACCGCGGAAATCCGCGGCTTGATCGTCGAAGCGTTGCGGCCGATCCGGTTCAACAACGGGCGCGGCTACTTTTTCGCCACCGGCCTCGACGGCCGGGAAATCCTCTTCGCCGACCACCCCGAATTGGAAGGCAAAGATCTGATGAATATGCGGGACACCCGCGGGGCTTTCGTCATCCGCGAGATGATCGATCTGGTCCGTCGCGACGGCGAAGGCTATTACCGTTACACCTGGACCAAGCCGGGCGAATCGGGAAAGGATTATCCGAAGATTGCCTACCTGAAGTATTCGGCCCCCCTCGACGGCTTCATCGGCACCGGCGAATACCTGGATGACGTGGAGCGGGATATTCAGCAGGAAGTGCTGGGGCGGATCGGGAAGATCCGGTTCGGCAAGGACGGTTACATCTTCGTCGTCAGCTTCGACGGCGTGACCCTGATGAACGGCGTCCAGCCGGAACTGATCGGCAAACCGATCTGGGACATGACCGATCCGTACGGTGTGAAGGTCATTCAGGAGGAGCGCCGCGCCGCCGAAACGCCGAACGGCGATTTCATCCGCTACCATTGGGAAAAACCGACCACCAGAACCATCTCGCCAAAAATTTCCTTCGTCAAAGGCTTCCGGCAATGGCGCTGGATGGTCGGGGCCGGCGTCTACGTGGACGAAGTCGAATCCGTCATCGCCGCCAAGGAAGCCGACGTCAAACACAATGCCCGCATCGACTTCTTCTACCTCTTTCTGATTTTGGTCGGTTTTTTAGCGCTGGCCTTCGCCTTGTCCTACTTTTTTTCGAACTTTATCCGCAAACAGTTCGAGATCTTCCTTTCCTTTTTTACCAAAATGGAAACCGGCGGTGAACCGATCGACACCAGCCGGCTGATCACCACCGAATTTATCAGCCTGGGCGAATCGGCCAATACCATGCTGGCCAGGCGCCGGCAGGCCGAGGATGCCCGGCAGCAGAGCGAATCGCGCTATCGGCTACTGCTGCAGAACCTCAATGACGCGGTCTACGTCCACGAAGCCACGCCGGAAAAAGCCGGCGCCATTGTCGATGTCAACGACCAGGTCTGTCGCATGCTCGGTTATACGCGCGACGAACTTCTCGCCCTCTCCGTGGCAGCCATCGACGTTCCGGAACAGGCGGCCAAACTGCCGAAAATTCTCACCCAGGTGTTCGCCGAGGGACAGGCGCTCTTCGAAACCGAACACCTGGCTAAGGACCGCCGCCGCATTCCGGTCGAAGTCAGCGCGCGGCTGTTCGAATTAAACGGCCAGCCGATGATCCTCTCCGTCGTGCGCGACATCACCGAACGAAAACGCCTTGAAGCCCAACTGATCCAAGCCCAGAAGATGGAATCCGTCGGCCGCCTGGCCGGGGGCGTGGCGCACGATTTCAACAACATCCTGACGGGAATCAGCGGTTACGCCGAATTGATCCTGGCCGGCCTGCACCCCGACGATCCGTTGGCGACCGACGTGACCGAAATCAAGCACTCGGCGGAGCGCGCCGCGGCGCTGACCTCGCAATTGCTCGCCTTCAGCCGCAAGCAGATCATCGCGCCCCGACAAATCAACCTCAACGAACTGCTGACGAATTCGACGCGGATGATCCAACGGCTCATCGGCGAGGACATCACCCTGGTCTTCGACCCCGGCCCCGACCTGGGAACGATCCAGGCCGACCCCAACCAAATCGAACAGGTGTTGATCAACCTGGCGGTCAACGCCCGCGACGCGATGCCCGGCGGCGGCACGTTGCGGATCGAAACGGCGAACGTCGAGATGCACGAAGACGCGGCGGGCGAACCGTTCGACACCCTGGCGGGAAAATACGTCCGCCTGGCCGTCAGCGACACGGGATGCGGGATGAGCGCGGAAGTCCAATCACACCTCTTCGAGCCGTTTTTCACCACCAAGGAACGCGGCAAGGGCACCGGTCTGGGTTTGTCGATGGTCTACGGCATCATCAAGCAGAACAACGGCGTGATTCGCCTGAAGTCCGCGGTCGGCGCCGGCACGACGTTCACCATTTACTGGCCGCTCGTCGCGGGCGAGGCCGAACAGCCCAAACGCCCGGTATCCGAAACCTTGCCGGTCGGCTCCGAGACCATTCTGCTCGCGGAAGACGAGGTGATGGTGCGTAACCTGGCGCGGAAGATTCTGGCGCGGCAGGGCTATCGGGTGATCGCGGCGGAGGGCGGCCATCAGGCGATTCTCGCCGCGCAAGATCCGAATCTGAAGATCGACCTGCTGTTGACCGATGTCGTCATGCCGGAAATGAACGGTTCGCAGCTCTATCAGACCTTGGCGGCTTCCCGCCCGCGACTCAAGGTGCTGTTCATGTCCGGCTACACCGAGGACGCCGTCGCCCGGCACGGCGTGCTGGATGCCGGAGTGAATTTCGTCCAGAAACCGTTTTCGGTCGAGACGCTCATCCGCCAGGTCCGCGAAGCGCTGGACAACTGA
- a CDS encoding PBP1A family penicillin-binding protein, producing MAGRQPNKKKDSAPRDRHSRRWWQILLWWCFELGIWITLAAVVAGGIYAFTIDQDLRAKFEGKRWKLPSHVYSDALTILPGMLLEPSGLVDRLTRLNYQAVDHSPTRPGEYYRSTHGLEVYLREFAYPGEKVPPRLVRLSLAGDAISKIIDLTKNDELVMLEIEPEMIGRFFGQVQEERRIVPWEEIPKSLIWSVVAMEDAAFFRHHGINFRGIFRAGLRGLFNFSFREGGSSITQQLVKNLYLSPERTITRKLKEAVMAVVLEMHYPKEKIFEVYINEIYFGQSGTVSICGLGEAAQFYFGKNPAELTLAESALLAGLIRSPAGYNPRKYVERVKIRRDYILDRLAKMPKAMAELGIKKEDLIKAKSQELSVNKHLPPRTIAPYFIDFLRQQLEATYGEDVLQGEGLRIFTTLDVPSQRLAEAAIQQTLAELETNNKSLQVHDDNVLQSAMVVIEPSTGYVRAMVGGRDYKTSSFNRAVQMQRQVGSTFKPFVYTAAFLRAYEDKDFPFTGATLEKDEPFSIMSGGKPWSPQNYDNKFEGAITVRRALEGSRNVPTARVALQVGIERIIDTSRLMGVTADLPPYPALSLGIAEMSPLELGSAFATLANQGYYNEPIAVRDVVNRDGKVLEKRSVKPRRALPAQVAYLVTHLLEGVVDRGTAAGARRLGLSVPAAGKTGTTNDAKDAWFVGYTPSVLSAVWVGFDRERNVGLTGAGAALPVWARFMVGYYRGQKGEAFEPPPGIVFRKICQKTGLLAHYNSTDVEEEAFIEGTEPAAESSADRDSVIDFFRRKDH from the coding sequence ATGGCTGGCCGGCAACCCAACAAGAAAAAAGATAGCGCCCCGCGCGACCGACATTCCCGCCGTTGGTGGCAAATCCTGCTTTGGTGGTGTTTTGAGCTCGGAATCTGGATCACGCTGGCGGCTGTCGTGGCCGGCGGGATCTACGCCTTCACCATCGATCAGGATCTGCGGGCGAAGTTCGAGGGCAAGCGCTGGAAGCTTCCCAGCCACGTCTACTCGGACGCGCTGACCATTCTTCCGGGCATGCTGCTGGAGCCTTCGGGCCTGGTGGACCGCCTGACCCGCCTGAATTACCAAGCGGTCGATCACTCGCCGACCCGGCCCGGTGAGTATTATCGCTCCACGCACGGTCTGGAGGTTTATCTGCGCGAGTTCGCCTATCCGGGTGAAAAGGTGCCGCCGCGGCTGGTGCGTCTCTCGCTGGCCGGCGACGCAATTTCCAAGATCATCGACCTGACCAAGAACGACGAGCTGGTCATGCTGGAAATCGAGCCCGAGATGATCGGCCGGTTCTTCGGCCAGGTACAGGAAGAGCGGCGCATCGTGCCGTGGGAAGAGATTCCGAAAAGCCTGATCTGGAGCGTGGTGGCGATGGAGGACGCGGCGTTTTTCCGGCACCACGGCATCAACTTCAGGGGAATTTTCCGCGCCGGCTTGCGGGGTTTGTTCAATTTCAGCTTCCGCGAGGGCGGCAGTTCCATCACCCAGCAATTGGTGAAAAACCTCTATCTTTCGCCGGAGCGCACCATCACGCGCAAGCTCAAGGAAGCGGTGATGGCGGTCGTGCTGGAGATGCACTACCCGAAGGAAAAGATCTTCGAGGTCTACATCAACGAGATCTATTTCGGCCAATCGGGCACGGTGTCGATTTGCGGCCTGGGCGAGGCGGCGCAGTTTTACTTCGGCAAAAATCCGGCGGAACTGACGCTGGCCGAGTCGGCGCTGCTGGCCGGGTTGATCCGCAGCCCCGCCGGCTACAATCCGCGCAAATACGTCGAGCGGGTGAAAATCCGCCGCGATTACATTCTGGATCGCCTGGCGAAGATGCCCAAGGCCATGGCCGAACTGGGCATTAAAAAAGAGGATCTGATCAAGGCCAAAAGCCAGGAACTGTCGGTCAACAAGCATTTGCCGCCGCGCACGATCGCGCCGTATTTCATCGACTTTCTGCGGCAGCAACTCGAGGCGACCTACGGCGAGGACGTGCTGCAGGGCGAGGGGCTGCGCATCTTCACGACGCTCGACGTGCCGTCGCAACGGTTGGCGGAAGCCGCGATCCAGCAGACGCTGGCCGAACTGGAGACGAACAACAAATCGCTGCAGGTGCACGACGACAACGTGTTGCAGTCGGCGATGGTGGTGATCGAGCCTTCCACGGGTTACGTTCGCGCCATGGTCGGCGGCCGCGATTACAAAACCAGCTCGTTCAACCGGGCGGTGCAGATGCAGCGGCAGGTCGGCTCGACCTTCAAGCCGTTCGTGTATACGGCGGCATTTTTGCGGGCCTACGAGGACAAGGATTTCCCCTTCACCGGCGCCACCCTGGAGAAGGACGAGCCCTTCTCGATCATGAGCGGCGGCAAACCCTGGTCGCCGCAGAATTACGACAACAAGTTCGAGGGCGCGATCACCGTGCGGCGGGCGCTCGAGGGCAGCCGCAACGTCCCGACGGCGCGTGTCGCGCTCCAGGTCGGCATCGAACGCATCATCGACACGTCCCGCCTGATGGGCGTCACCGCCGATCTGCCGCCGTATCCGGCCCTCTCGCTGGGCATCGCCGAGATGAGCCCGCTCGAACTGGGCAGCGCCTTCGCGACCCTGGCCAACCAGGGCTATTACAACGAACCGATCGCCGTGCGCGACGTCGTCAACCGCGACGGCAAGGTGCTCGAAAAGCGCAGCGTCAAGCCGCGACGGGCCTTGCCCGCCCAGGTCGCCTACCTGGTGACGCACCTGCTCGAAGGCGTCGTCGATCGCGGCACCGCCGCCGGCGCCCGCCGGTTGGGGTTGTCGGTGCCGGCCGCCGGTAAAACCGGCACGACCAACGACGCCAAGGACGCTTGGTTCGTGGGCTACACGCCATCGGTGCTGTCGGCCGTCTGGGTCGGCTTCGACCGCGAACGGAACGTCGGCCTGACCGGCGCCGGCGCGGCCCTCCCCGTCTGGGCGCGTTTTATGGTAGGGTATTACCGCGGTCAGAAGGGCGAGGCTTTCGAACCGCCGCCGGGCATCGTTTTCCGCAAAATCTGTCAGAAGACCGGTCTTCTGGCGCATTACAACAGCACCGACGTCGAGGAAGAAGCCTTTATCGAGGGCACCGAGCCCGCGGCGGAAAGTTCCGCCGACCGCGACAGCGTAATCGATTTCTTCCGCCGGAAGGACCATTGA
- a CDS encoding DUF1573 domain-containing protein, protein MKNHLLIVFCLLASLACASARPTDRVATAIPVEGVNARYGFGEVYQGEKIRVEFMILNPAPYQLSIEEVENICGCTTTIASKTTIRPNGSLSFWLILDTSRLWGPQSKSVILDTNDPQRRQIRLTIEGVVRERLRCEPRRIQAKLNEDVYETTVKVVNSSDDSLAINRLEIEPADHLAAVFVDRQLPFTLAAGESADLRFHAELTRPGVKLVGHVTIGISATELSLELPFFVERLEPPPLRRPRSF, encoded by the coding sequence GTGAAAAATCATCTCCTGATCGTCTTCTGTCTGCTGGCCTCCCTGGCTTGCGCCTCGGCCCGTCCCACCGACCGCGTGGCGACGGCGATTCCGGTTGAAGGCGTCAATGCCCGTTACGGTTTCGGCGAGGTCTACCAAGGCGAAAAAATCCGCGTCGAGTTTATGATCCTCAACCCCGCGCCTTATCAACTGTCGATCGAAGAGGTGGAAAACATCTGCGGCTGCACCACCACGATCGCTTCGAAAACCACCATCCGCCCGAACGGCTCGCTGTCGTTCTGGTTGATTCTCGACACCAGCCGCCTGTGGGGGCCGCAAAGCAAGAGCGTGATCCTCGACACCAACGATCCGCAGCGCCGGCAAATTCGCCTGACCATCGAAGGCGTGGTCCGCGAACGCCTGCGCTGCGAACCACGGCGCATCCAGGCGAAGTTGAACGAGGACGTTTACGAGACCACCGTGAAAGTCGTCAATTCCTCCGACGACTCGTTGGCGATCAACCGCTTGGAAATCGAACCGGCGGACCATCTGGCCGCCGTTTTCGTCGATCGCCAATTGCCGTTCACCCTGGCGGCCGGCGAATCGGCCGATTTGCGCTTTCACGCCGAATTGACCCGCCCGGGCGTCAAACTGGTCGGCCACGTGACGATCGGCATCTCCGCGACGGAACTGAGCCTCGAATTGCCGTTTTTCGTGGAAAGGTTGGAACCGCCGCCGCTACGGCGGCCGCGCAGTTTTTAA
- the amrB gene encoding AmmeMemoRadiSam system protein B, with protein MNPNDVLPILRPVEVIPLGEDENESFLLRDPQRLADHMITISRPVLFCLQYFDGQTQAATLADLWRQISEGHELPMDQLEQVIAELDRVYLLDNPNSQAREAAVRAEFQALAVRPHRFGDAVEEVAAVLNRGYEAAGLPAPAAIANEGDDLAGLVAPHIDYLRGSAAWGKAYALAKRRFAGDVVVVLGTNHQSHGHPLALTRKHYDTPFGEVRTAIDLVDELAAALPFDAFADEFCHRDEHSIELAAVALKHAFGDRCPAIVPVICGSLDGFVQQKLHPANVEFVSAFHQALRRIIDREGKRVLVLTSVDFAHLGPQFGAAEPIEDAALETSLARDRRLLELIGQGRAEELFNAIIAEENERNVCGVAPLYHALQCLSEIEGREPSLHCWKAEDGSGAVSFAVLGLIRKEATPR; from the coding sequence ATGAACCCGAACGACGTTTTGCCGATCTTACGCCCGGTTGAAGTCATTCCCCTCGGCGAGGACGAAAACGAATCCTTTCTGCTGCGCGATCCGCAACGGCTGGCCGATCACATGATCACCATTTCCCGGCCGGTCCTGTTCTGCCTCCAGTATTTCGACGGCCAGACCCAAGCGGCCACCCTGGCCGATCTCTGGCGCCAGATTTCCGAGGGCCACGAACTGCCGATGGATCAACTGGAACAGGTGATCGCCGAACTCGACCGCGTCTACCTGCTCGATAATCCCAACAGCCAGGCCCGCGAAGCGGCCGTGCGGGCGGAATTCCAGGCGCTGGCCGTCCGGCCGCACCGGTTCGGTGATGCCGTCGAGGAGGTCGCGGCGGTCCTGAACCGGGGTTACGAAGCCGCCGGTTTGCCCGCGCCGGCCGCGATCGCCAACGAGGGCGACGATCTGGCCGGCCTGGTGGCGCCGCACATCGATTACCTGCGCGGCAGCGCCGCCTGGGGCAAAGCCTATGCCTTGGCCAAACGGCGGTTCGCCGGCGACGTCGTGGTGGTGCTGGGCACCAACCATCAATCGCACGGCCACCCGCTCGCCTTGACCCGCAAACACTACGACACGCCGTTCGGCGAGGTCCGCACCGCGATCGACCTGGTGGACGAACTGGCGGCCGCGCTGCCGTTCGACGCCTTCGCCGACGAGTTCTGTCACCGCGACGAGCACAGCATCGAGCTGGCGGCGGTGGCGCTGAAACACGCTTTCGGCGACCGTTGTCCGGCGATCGTGCCGGTGATTTGCGGCAGCCTGGACGGCTTCGTGCAGCAAAAACTGCATCCGGCGAACGTCGAGTTCGTCAGCGCCTTTCATCAGGCGCTGCGCCGGATTATCGACCGCGAGGGGAAGCGCGTCCTGGTGCTGACCAGCGTCGATTTCGCCCACCTCGGTCCGCAGTTCGGCGCGGCCGAACCGATCGAGGACGCCGCTCTCGAGACCTCGCTGGCCCGCGACCGGCGGCTGCTCGAACTGATCGGCCAGGGCCGGGCCGAGGAGCTGTTCAACGCCATCATCGCCGAGGAAAACGAGCGCAATGTGTGCGGCGTGGCGCCGTTGTACCACGCGCTGCAATGCCTGTCGGAGATCGAAGGCCGCGAACCCAGCCTGCATTGCTGGAAGGCTGAGGACGGTTCGGGCGCGGTCAGCTTCGCCGTCCTAGGACTGATACGAAAAGAAGCTACGCCCAGGTAA
- a CDS encoding glycosyltransferase family 1 protein, with product MPTVYTYEVVPRLPQKLSTLMDIAYNIWWTWNHDAIALFRRIDRDKWEEYNHNPVLLLGRISQARLEELANDDGFTSHLERVYKDLQTYLNNKGWYHKHYGDTNDLIAYFSMEFGLTECLPIYSGGLGVLSGDTMKSASDLGLPFVGVGLAYQQGYFRQYLNIDGWQQEQYPTNDFFNLPMKPVYNAEGNLVKAPIWFPHRTVMMQLWLVQIGRVPLYLLDTNCPENDPADRKITDTLYGGDQEMRIQQEVVLGIGGIRMLEALNLTPTVCHMNEGHSAFLTLERIRLLREKTGLKYYEAREAIGSANVFTTHTPVPAGFDIFGPALMEKYMRDYPERIELSKKAFYALGRKDPENQEEGFNMAMLAGRQASYINGVSKLHAEVTREMWKDQWRDIPRNEIPIHAITNGVHLRGWLSREMADLLDTYLGSQWHEDPDDKSIWKRIEQIPDEELWRNHVRRRERLVAYTRRRMVDQLRRRGANRTELDEALEVLSPNALTIGFARRFATYKRANLILRNPERLRRLLLSEDRPIQIIFAGKAHPKDVHGKELIKQIIHFAREGNVRKRFVFLEDYDLSMARYLVQGVDVWLNNPRRPLEASGTSGMKVAANGGLNLSVLDGWWDEGYTPDVGWAIGKGEDYTDYATQDHVEGNALYNLLENEIVPLYYEMSSDRLPRRWIQMMKRSLMELVPYFNTHRMVEEYTEKFYRPALARYHRLSANQFEKSRELAAWKAKIGKHWKEIAITRVEWDKSRIFQVGDQLSVKVEMNLGTLEPQDVAVEIYIGALNENGEITQGQTVQLINGSRLESGLYLYHREIPCSASGRQGFGVRVLPAHEDLVTNFDLGVITWA from the coding sequence ATGCCGACTGTTTATACCTATGAAGTAGTTCCACGACTGCCGCAAAAACTCTCGACCTTGATGGACATCGCCTACAACATCTGGTGGACCTGGAATCACGACGCGATCGCCCTGTTCCGGCGCATCGATCGCGACAAGTGGGAGGAATACAACCACAATCCGGTGTTGCTATTGGGCCGCATCAGCCAAGCGCGGTTGGAAGAACTGGCCAACGACGACGGCTTCACCTCGCACCTCGAGCGGGTCTACAAGGATCTGCAGACTTACCTGAACAACAAAGGTTGGTATCACAAACATTATGGCGACACCAACGATCTGATCGCCTATTTTTCGATGGAATTCGGCCTGACCGAATGCCTGCCGATCTATTCCGGCGGCCTGGGCGTCCTGTCGGGCGACACGATGAAAAGCGCCTCGGACCTCGGCCTGCCGTTCGTCGGCGTCGGCCTGGCTTATCAACAGGGCTATTTCCGGCAATACCTCAACATCGACGGCTGGCAACAGGAGCAGTACCCGACCAACGACTTTTTCAATCTGCCGATGAAGCCGGTCTATAACGCCGAGGGCAACCTCGTCAAAGCGCCGATCTGGTTCCCTCACCGGACGGTGATGATGCAATTGTGGCTCGTCCAGATCGGCCGCGTGCCGCTTTACCTGCTGGATACCAACTGCCCGGAAAACGATCCGGCCGACCGGAAAATCACCGACACCCTGTACGGCGGCGACCAGGAAATGCGCATCCAGCAGGAAGTCGTGCTGGGGATCGGCGGCATCCGCATGCTGGAAGCGCTGAACCTCACCCCGACGGTCTGCCACATGAACGAGGGTCACAGCGCCTTTCTGACCCTCGAGCGCATCCGGCTATTGCGCGAAAAAACCGGGCTGAAATATTACGAAGCCCGCGAAGCCATCGGTTCGGCCAACGTGTTCACCACGCACACCCCGGTTCCGGCCGGCTTCGACATTTTCGGCCCGGCACTGATGGAAAAGTACATGCGCGACTATCCCGAGCGCATCGAGTTGTCTAAAAAAGCCTTCTACGCCCTGGGCCGCAAAGACCCGGAAAACCAGGAGGAAGGCTTCAACATGGCGATGCTCGCCGGCCGGCAGGCCAGCTACATCAACGGCGTCTCCAAGCTCCACGCCGAAGTCACCCGCGAAATGTGGAAGGACCAGTGGCGCGACATCCCGCGCAACGAAATCCCGATTCACGCCATCACCAACGGCGTCCACCTGCGCGGCTGGCTGAGCCGGGAAATGGCCGACCTGCTCGACACTTACCTCGGCAGCCAGTGGCACGAGGATCCGGACGACAAATCCATCTGGAAACGGATCGAACAGATCCCCGACGAGGAACTGTGGCGCAACCACGTCCGCCGCCGCGAACGGCTCGTCGCCTACACCCGACGCCGCATGGTCGATCAGCTTCGCCGCCGGGGCGCCAACCGGACCGAACTGGACGAAGCCCTGGAAGTGCTCAGCCCCAACGCGCTGACCATCGGCTTCGCGCGCCGGTTCGCCACCTACAAACGCGCCAACCTGATCCTGCGCAATCCCGAACGCCTGCGCCGCCTGCTGTTGAGCGAGGACCGGCCGATCCAGATCATCTTCGCCGGCAAGGCACACCCGAAGGACGTGCACGGCAAGGAACTGATCAAGCAGATCATCCACTTCGCCCGCGAAGGGAACGTGCGCAAACGGTTCGTTTTCCTGGAAGACTACGACCTGAGCATGGCGCGCTACCTGGTGCAGGGCGTCGACGTGTGGCTGAACAACCCGCGCCGGCCGCTCGAGGCGAGCGGCACGTCGGGCATGAAGGTGGCGGCGAACGGCGGCCTGAACCTGTCGGTGCTCGACGGCTGGTGGGACGAGGGTTACACCCCCGACGTCGGCTGGGCCATCGGCAAGGGCGAGGACTACACCGATTACGCGACCCAGGATCACGTTGAAGGCAACGCGCTGTACAACCTGCTGGAAAACGAAATCGTGCCGCTCTACTACGAAATGTCGTCCGATCGGCTGCCGCGGCGCTGGATCCAGATGATGAAGCGTTCGCTGATGGAACTGGTGCCGTATTTCAACACCCACCGCATGGTCGAGGAATACACCGAAAAATTCTACCGGCCGGCGCTCGCCCGTTACCATCGCCTCTCGGCCAACCAGTTCGAAAAATCCCGCGAATTGGCGGCCTGGAAAGCCAAGATCGGCAAGCACTGGAAGGAAATCGCCATCACCAGGGTCGAATGGGACAAAAGCCGCATCTTCCAGGTGGGCGATCAACTCAGCGTCAAGGTGGAAATGAACCTGGGCACGCTCGAGCCGCAAGACGTCGCGGTGGAAATCTACATCGGCGCCCTGAACGAGAACGGCGAAATCACCCAAGGCCAGACGGTTCAGTTGATAAACGGCTCCCGGTTGGAAAGCGGCCTCTACCTCTATCACCGGGAAATCCCCTGCTCCGCCTCCGGCCGGCAAGGGTTCGGGGTGCGGGTGCTGCCCGCGCACGAGGATCTGGTGACGAATTTCGACCTGGGCGTGATTACCTGGGCGTAG
- a CDS encoding NAD(P)-dependent oxidoreductase codes for MIAITGAATPLGRELIGMFREKNQPVRAIDRLEMPWFAGCEMVLGDWYDPPTIERAVRGAQAVVHLAEARPGDSRLCDFRSPDYDKELFRLNLESTRRLAEAARDAGVGRFLFASSESVYGPPPPEYPCSEQAPTEPHGPYGRSKLEAELMLLEMQRRGELDSVILRLAPILGPFYPREAVIRRFFELALRHLPIPVAGNGHLLKHCLHARDAAELAERCLARPQAGGRIYNAAGRGAATIRDIVQTVIETLGSRSFLTPVPPAVLTLADRLGRMAGRPLIDPEQAQNPFRHTCFSTGRALAELGWRARYDTLETFAEAARWYREHVWKK; via the coding sequence GTGATTGCTATTACCGGCGCGGCGACGCCGCTCGGCCGTGAACTGATCGGAATGTTCCGTGAAAAAAATCAACCCGTGCGGGCGATCGACCGACTCGAAATGCCCTGGTTCGCGGGTTGCGAGATGGTGCTCGGCGATTGGTACGACCCGCCGACGATCGAACGCGCCGTCCGCGGCGCCCAGGCCGTCGTTCATCTGGCCGAAGCGCGCCCCGGCGACAGTCGCTTATGCGATTTCCGCTCGCCCGATTACGACAAGGAACTGTTTCGCCTGAACCTGGAAAGCACACGCCGGCTGGCCGAAGCGGCGCGCGATGCCGGCGTCGGCCGGTTTCTGTTCGCTTCGTCCGAGAGCGTCTACGGACCGCCGCCGCCGGAATATCCCTGCAGCGAACAGGCGCCGACCGAGCCTCACGGTCCCTACGGCCGCTCCAAACTGGAAGCCGAACTGATGCTGCTGGAAATGCAGCGCCGCGGCGAACTGGATTCGGTCATTCTGCGGTTGGCGCCCATTCTGGGGCCGTTTTACCCCCGGGAAGCCGTCATCCGGCGTTTCTTCGAGTTGGCGCTCCGGCATCTGCCGATTCCGGTCGCGGGCAACGGCCATCTGTTGAAACACTGCCTGCACGCGCGGGACGCGGCCGAATTGGCGGAGCGCTGCCTCGCCCGACCCCAGGCCGGTGGCCGGATCTACAACGCGGCGGGCCGCGGCGCCGCCACGATCCGCGACATCGTCCAAACCGTCATCGAAACGCTGGGCAGCCGCAGTTTTTTGACCCCGGTGCCGCCGGCGGTCCTGACGCTCGCCGATCGCCTCGGCCGGATGGCGGGCCGGCCGCTGATCGACCCCGAACAGGCCCAAAATCCGTTCCGCCACACGTGTTTCAGCACGGGCCGCGCCCTGGCCGAGTTGGGCTGGCGGGCGCGCTATGACACCCTGGAAACCTTTGCCGAAGCGGCCCGGTGGTACCGGGAACATGTCTGGAAAAAGTAA